The genomic region CCAACAATACATACATAGTGTCACACGGCttattaacacgttaaccgcccAGCCTGTTTTGTGACACTTTCCGTTAACGCCACTCGGTCTGCAATTTCGTTCGATGTTTGTGTTCGAGTCACTGCCACGATTAGCAGCggtgaaacgaaacgaagtggaaagaaagaaacgaagAGAGTCCATGAAAATGAAGCACACTGACGGactgacactggcggaccgacactggcggaccgatactggcggaccgacactggcggaccgacacgaCTCATGGATTCGTCAGTCCCTAAGGACCGACGTGGCGTGAACGGAAAGTTCACCATCAGTCCCCAGGGACTGACATGGCGATTAACGTgttaaagaataaaaattattcattcCCCTGAATCGAACAAAAATTGGAAACAATTTGCATTGAATCAATTAATCAGTTTAAAACATacacatttaaattgaatctaAAGTTTAGCTAAAATTATACTAAATAAATGGACGATGGTGATGTAAATAAATCTGTGCTCACTGTACCCTTAAGAGAAGATCGTCTTCGTACTCTTCGTTGAGAATTAGAACTACCAATTATGTCACATTCATATTTCGTTGAACAGTAGTACCTCCGGTTGATTACTACCTCTTACGTAGGACGCAAGGAAGTGCAAACCATTtaagaagaaacgaaacacacTTTCCAGTTTCGTAGTCAAGAAGTAGAAGCAAGAGGGGTTTGGCTGTTGCTCCCAACCAGTCAGTGTGCATTGTCACGTTCATTAGGGAAACTTGTCGAATTAAAAAACCAGTGGCATAGTATGGCAAAAAACATTAATGTGGGGCGGGCGAGGGTGAAGAAATATTTCTTATTCACCCCCACCCAAATGTCGAGCGACCATGAACAATTCCTTCAACGTCCAACTACTAGCGGCCGCCGGATTTATGCAAGCCCACCTTCGCAACCGACGTTGGTCAGTATTTCGGATGGCCCACCTGGGGGGGCTGATGAAACGGGTGTGGCAGATGAGGCTGTCGGCGTAACACTTTGTGGTTGGGAAGggattgttgttgctgttggtgctgcGATGGAGCCTGCTGCTGCGGAcacggttgctgctgctgggcttGTGGTTGCGACGGATTTGGCTCCAACAACGGCACTGCCAGCTGTAGAAGAGGCGATAACATTATTGGCGGACGGCGAAAGTGCACTGGCAACACCCCCGGACGAACCGGTTGACGGATGGGCATGAGACTGAGGATGAGCGTGAGGATGGTTCGTGTACAGATGTGACACAAGAAACGGATGATGGTGTGAGGCGTTTGGCGCGATCGGGCCAGCGTTATTGCCGGGAGTGGTGCTCTGGATTGGGGTTGCGTTTGCATTGATGCCGGGAGCGCATGATGATGAGAAtattgatgatggtggtgggagCACACTATTGCTATtaatgctgctgatgctgttgctgctgttgttgctgatgcttGCTACATTGTTACTACTACTCATGGCAGACGCATTGATGAGACTGCTTGCGGTGGCCGTGCTACTGAGTGCGCTACTGCTGATACTACTGCTGACGGGACTAACAGGAGTCGTGTTGCTGCTGCCCAACGATCCGGTGCTGctcccgctgctgctgctactgctgcttccGCTGTTGCTGAGAAAGGGTATACGAGACGACACAGCTCCCGCAGCGACCGCAGCGACCGCCGATACCCCGGACAGCTTCGGCGGAATTTGGGGCTTGTTGGGCGGGATCGGTGGTGGCACTCCACGGCCTCCGACCGGTGGAATTATTGTCTTCTTCATGGTCGCCGTGGAGCCAGACATCGCCGAGGAATTCGTTGCCGCCGCCGGTGACGTTGCTCCTGTTCCTGCGCCGCCAGCTATTACCGTGGCAGCGGCTATACCGGCTGCCTTACGTACGCCCGTACTCGCCATCTGTTGGTAGGATGGGTCCGGCAGAAGGTGTTTGCGATGGTTAAAGTGGTGTGCAGAAAGTACAAGTACGGTGTTGAGAGATTttgtggtttggtttggtttatttataAGATTTGCAATTCGTTAACGACAGATTGTTTTTGCGGGATTGCGTTTATAGTGTTTTGTGGGGGGTTTCTATAATTCTTACACGTCGGAGTGTTACAGTTTTATCGACCGATTCCCGATGGTTTTTGTTAGATCTTCTTTTGGGTTTCTTCTGATAATATGTTAAACAAACTACTTGCACCcatgaaaagaacaaaacggAAACTTAACGTAAACGTAACTTAATGCTATTAACGGAAAAGAAACGCACTAGAAATCGGCAATCAAGCTGCGTCGAAAGGTTAAATTTTCTTTGGTATTTGCACAAACATTTAACGCATGTTCTGCTACCATCGCAAAAGCGTATTACTGAATTAGTTTGAGGTATGCAGCATGGAATTTGGTTAATAAGTTAATGTTATTAGTTACTTTAGTAGTGTATACTACAACTAACCGAATGTACGgtacaaaaacaacaattttaaacaatgttataaagaaaagaaacaccagATATTCCGCGGGCTTCGTTATATGCATAATGCAATAGGCTACAGATCTGTTTCCCTTTACGAATCCTGGCGCTATGCTTCTACCCAATAGTAGACAAAACCGTGCAACGCGCATAGTTTCGTTTTCGCTTCGCAGCTTTACTAGATATCGAGATCAATTGTGCCATTTTCAGATATCCACCAACGTACATGGCAGCGTGGCGCAGCGACAAAATATAGTAATGGTTATATTCGTCAACAACGTCGATTCGTTTTacgcaaacacattttccacggttgcattttttttacattttaattttattggttcaatttagataaacaggagggaaaataaaatgagaaaaataaaattagctaATTAGAGAGAGGGTTTTGCACCGCTTACGCAATATGGGTGAAATGAATGCTCTATGaactacatttaaaataaaattatacaaacaaaactgaacTAACAGAGCACTCGAACTCGAATTATGATACAGGCACATTTCCTGATTTCTATCTGATGGTGGCTGGACAATCAATATGTGTGAAGAATGTCGAGATCTTGATCATTTGAATCGGCCATATGTACACTTTTTATAACAACCGAAGCATATTGCGCcattgaaaaatatacattAATTGACATTTCGTTTATTACTCAAAACATGTATTTTTACGCTTAGTGATGACCCAAAGGGTACTGCAATACAACTAGGAAGACTATACATGATGTTACTAAACCAAGCGCAGTGGATGCTCCACTTAAACCGCATATTAAAAATGACAGAGACCTCGGGTAACCAAATCTAAGGAAACAAAACCCCTGAATAGAAGCCAGTGCGAATTATTTATGATGAGATACCAAATGCGAGCTGGTGATAAGTGAATCAAAGGATGTACGCGAAGCCACTAAGCAATGGTTATAGGACGGACAAGACAACGCAATAAactagcaaagaaaaaaataataaataaagtatttaaaataaataaacgactAGGTGGTTAGGTTGTTCGAACACACGAGGGAACGAAAGGGCCGTAGGCGACCGTCCCGTGGGGGTTTAACGATACCCGAAAGTTCCCGCAACAAGCGATCAAGCAACTCATACACAAACGTACATAACAAACTCAAAACCATACTCAATGCAAGCGATTTGAGTAGTGAAAATGATCAACAGTACAACCACGAGACATCCTAATGAGAGTTTGAACATGGATAAACAAATGCGGGCTCGCTTGCTTACCTTTCCGGTGGTGTTTGCATAGGTTTCCGACGGTATTGCGCCGGCGGGAGATCCTCCGGTGCCGGCCGGGGCCACCGGGCTACTGTTACCGCCGACTGTTGGCGGAGCCGTGACCGAAAGTTGCGATATTGCCGTTTGCCTGATCAGTTGCCCGGGTGAAACGGATCGAGCAATCCCGGTTGCTGTTGGAGTGTACAAACATAATTCAATCATTAgaattaattgaaacatttggCTAGCTAAAAAACGAGGACACACATAATGACTGCATAAGCCAACAACACGCTCTTGTTAAATTCTGCTTCGGTGCACAAGGCAGGTGCAACATAAAATTTCAAGCTAAACCCGACTTGTGAAGCAGTAAGCattagcacacacacaaacacaaaataatcGAAACACAAGAAAGATACACTCAAGAGAGAATTGCCAACAAGAGTTTTACTTGGTGCAGAGACGGGCACGCTCGATACGGTGGCGGTCGGCTGGACCACTTTCGTAGCCATGCTACTTATCATCTGCCCCGGCAGCACGCCTGCAATTCCGATAGATCCCGCTGTCGCTGTGAAACGGATAAAGCCATAGGTGGAGTAGATTGAGATAAGAAAGACAGGTAAGGAGTGAAGTAGTCCAGCTACTCCCGTAGTAAGCAAACTATTgctcaaaataaatattttaaaataaggaGAAAATTCGCAGTAGAATAAATCATCAtcacttaatttattttttactgtGAATCGGAGgtttaaaattcattaaatgcaattgaaaaaaacaacaaataacaatttttgaacagaaataaaaaatctgAAAAAGTGAAATGCTGGTTTCTCATCGTAAACTTACCAGCTGTGGTACTGCCCACCGTTGTGACTATTCCCGGAGTACCGGTGGCGTTACCGCCCGAAGGTATTCCACCGACGAGGCCACCAGCGATCGAAGGACGGGATGGAACTAGGCCTCCCGGCTTGGTAGGTAGTTGCGGTGCCACTAACGGGTGTCGTATACCGGTTTGCTTCCGAAGCAAATCTATCTCCGCCTTCAGCTGCTGTATCTCGATTTCTTGCTCTTTTACtctgcaaaagaaaggaatatACAATTAGTTCAAACAACTAAAATACTAAAATGTAGTACTAAAATGGATTTTGGTAAACAAACAGTTTTAAACTACCATAAATTTCCAACTTTCTTTAAGCTTAGTGCAGCATTCATGCCGTTTCCAATAATGGCTCGGGAATGTATCCACAGTTGTGGGCCTAGTGGCAATTTTCGACAGTTGCAACAATATGCAGAGCAATGAACACCAATAGAAAGCTAGAGTCCTTAGCTAACTTTACTTTAtagtaattattttattttacagtaaaggaaaatgtgtttctgg from Anopheles coustani chromosome 3, idAnoCousDA_361_x.2, whole genome shotgun sequence harbors:
- the LOC131260209 gene encoding CTTNBP2 N-terminal-like protein isoform X2 codes for the protein MAEVGTSSSGDGESAAPDKPKGTVKFTDADLAAIKQTSDTWKRNPKMDFSKADLLKLLSYLEGELQARDVVIAVLKTEKIKQLLTTPRYSKSTNLNDPHAALFRDQLAASGNIASRQSSFQAAHSEHEMRLINDQRSSVREQMDSLAALVMQQRQAQAKMIEALKDAEERHKRVVQELYDERRKHEHTTAQGDDITYGLEIERSRLKQELDHEKEQHKALEIELRKVQEQFEAEKNRQKQIVLLLLAERKKIIIKYIEERKRSEDLAQILSEEKQRVDTIAEGLEEESKKSLRMEAELEKQAQVFEVERKMLHQSLAKEEKRVKEQEIEIQQLKAEIDLLRKQTGIRHPLVAPQLPTKPGGLVPSRPSIAGGLVGGIPSGGNATGTPGIVTTVGSTTAAGSIGIAGVLPGQMISSMATKVVQPTATVSSVPVSAPTTGIARSVSPGQLIRQTAISQLSVTAPPTVGGNSSPVAPAGTGGSPAGAIPSETYANTTGKMASTGVRKAAGIAAATVIAGGAGTGATSPAAATNSSAMSGSTATMKKTIIPPVGGRGVPPPIPPNKPQIPPKLSGVSAVAAVAAGAVSSRIPFLSNSGSSSSSSSGSSTGSLGSSNTTPVSPVSSSISSSALSSTATASSLINASAMSSSNNVASISNNSSNSISSINSNSVLPPPSSIFSSSCAPGINANATPIQSTTPGNNAGPIAPNASHHHPFLVSHLYTNHPHAHPQSHAHPSTGSSGGVASALSPSANNVIASSTAGSAVVGAKSVATTSPAAATVSAAAGSIAAPTATTIPSQPQSVTPTASSATPVSSAPPGGPSEILTNVGCEGGLA
- the LOC131260209 gene encoding CTTNBP2 N-terminal-like protein isoform X3, whose protein sequence is MAEVGTSSSGDGESAAPDKPKGTVKFTDADLAAIKQTSDTWKRNPKMDFSKADLLKLLSYLEGELQARDVVIAVLKTEKIKQLLTTPRYSKSTNLNDPHAALFRDQLAASGNIASRQSSFQAAHSEHEMRLINDQRSSVREQMDSLAALVMQQRQAQAKMIEALKDAEERHKRVVQELYDERRKHEHTTAQGDDITYGLEIERSRLKQELDHEKEQHKALEIELRKVQEQFEAEKNRQKQIVLLLLAERKKIIIKYIEERKRSEDLAQILSEEKQRVDTIAEGLEEESKKSLRMEAELEKQAQVFEVERKMLHQSLAKEEKRVKEQEIEIQQLKAEIDLLRKQTGIRHPLVAPQLPTKPGGLVPSRPSIAGGLVGGIPSGGNATGTPGIVTTVGSTTAATGIARSVSPGQLIRQTAISQLSVTAPPTVGGNSSPVAPAGTGGSPAGAIPSETYANTTGKMASTGVRKAAGIAAATVIAGGAGTGATSPAAATNSSAMSGSTATMKKTIIPPVGGRGVPPPIPPNKPQIPPKLSGVSAVAAVAAGAVSSRIPFLSNSGSSSSSSSGSSTGSLGSSNTTPVSPVSSSISSSALSSTATASSLINASAMSSSNNVASISNNSSNSISSINSNSVLPPPSSIFSSSCAPGINANATPIQSTTPGNNAGPIAPNASHHHPFLVSHLYTNHPHAHPQSHAHPSTGSSGGVASALSPSANNVIASSTAGSAVVGAKSVATTSPAAATVSAAAGSIAAPTATTIPSQPQSVTPTASSATPVSSAPPGGPSEILTNVGCEGGLA
- the LOC131260209 gene encoding CTTNBP2 N-terminal-like protein isoform X1, encoding MAEVGTSSSGDGESAAPDKPKGTVKFTDADLAAIKQTSDTWKRNPKMDFSKADLLKLLSYLEGELQARDVVIAVLKTEKIKQLLTTPRYSKSTNLNDPHAALFRDQLAASGNIASRQSSFQAAHSEHEMRLINDQRSSVREQMDSLAALVMQQRQAQAKMIEALKDAEERHKRVVQELYDERRKHEHTTAQGDDITYGLEIERSRLKQELDHEKEQHKALEIELRKVQEQFEAEKNRQKQIVLLLLAERKKIIIKYIEERKRSEDLAQILSEEKQRVDTIAEGLEEESKKSLRMEAELEKQAQVFEVERKMLHQSLAKEEKRVKEQEIEIQQLKAEIDLLRKQTGIRHPLVAPQLPTKPGGLVPSRPSIAGGLVGGIPSGGNATGTPGIVTTVGSTTAATAGSIGIAGVLPGQMISSMATKVVQPTATVSSVPVSAPTTGIARSVSPGQLIRQTAISQLSVTAPPTVGGNSSPVAPAGTGGSPAGAIPSETYANTTGKMASTGVRKAAGIAAATVIAGGAGTGATSPAAATNSSAMSGSTATMKKTIIPPVGGRGVPPPIPPNKPQIPPKLSGVSAVAAVAAGAVSSRIPFLSNSGSSSSSSSGSSTGSLGSSNTTPVSPVSSSISSSALSSTATASSLINASAMSSSNNVASISNNSSNSISSINSNSVLPPPSSIFSSSCAPGINANATPIQSTTPGNNAGPIAPNASHHHPFLVSHLYTNHPHAHPQSHAHPSTGSSGGVASALSPSANNVIASSTAGSAVVGAKSVATTSPAAATVSAAAGSIAAPTATTIPSQPQSVTPTASSATPVSSAPPGGPSEILTNVGCEGGLA